From Melospiza melodia melodia isolate bMelMel2 chromosome 19, bMelMel2.pri, whole genome shotgun sequence, one genomic window encodes:
- the SLCO4A1 gene encoding solute carrier organic anion transporter family member 4A1 produces the protein MAMPQNSTRENGFCFTQPLDFSRPSPHGGEAGRPLGTAREGDGCSTPLSNGVGSSGAPSPSGAPSPSDSSAEPLCTPSPAQDQTPLKEGIKYVSAQGEELACGWGAFTPGCLQPCNTSKGVLFFLCAASFLQGMTVNGFINTVITSIERRFDLRSYQSGLIASSYDIAACVCLTFVSYFGGNGHKPRWLGWGVLLMGLGSLLFALPHFTTGPYEARSAAHVGVCGANQSLPCSQAASSLSGYRFVFMLGQFLHGMGATPLYTLGVTYLDENVKTNYSPVYIAVFYTAAILGPAAGYLVGGMFLNIYTEIGRETDMAPENTLWVGAWWIGFLGAGAASLLISIPILGYPQRLPGSQRYIVMRVSEAHQLKDGSHKKALDPDFGKTVKDLPRSVLLLLKNPTFIFLCLAGATEATLIAGMSTFGPKFLESQFSLSASEAATFFGYLVVPAGGGGTFLGGFLVNKLKLRCSGIIKLCLLCTVSSLLAIFIFFIHCPNMPMAGVTQMYDGSALPGGHLNLTAACNAQCGCLQGTYSPVCGTDGIMYYSPCHAGCKSVSVNLRNGKKVYQECSCVDNALLPGSGKAEAGKCTSSCAKKPLLLCFIFVVILFTFLSSIPALTATLRCVSDRQRSFALGIQWIVVRTLGGIPGPIAFGSMIDKSCLLWQDQCGEQGSCYVYQNSAMSRYTLVAGLVYKVLGTTFFIVACLLYKPPPSESPPGSLDASENGSRDLQEHKPSLPAEEDI, from the exons ATGGCAATGCCCCAGAACTCCACCAGAGAAAATGGCTTTTGTTTCACTCAGCCCCTCGACTTCTCCCGCCCATCCCCTCATGGCGGCGAGGCCGGCCGGCCATTGGGCACAGCGAGGGAGGGCGATGGCTGCAGCACCCCCCTGAGCAATGGCGTGGGCTCCTCGGgggcccccagcccctcaggggctccCAGCCCCTCAGACTCCTCTGCTGAGCCCCTCTGCACACCCAGCCCGGCACAGGACCAGACGCCGCTCAAGGAAGGGATCAAATACGTGTCTGCCCAAGGGGAGGAACTGGCCTGCGGCTGGGGGGCCTTCACCCCcggctgcctgcagccctgcaacACATCCAAAGGAGTCTTGTTCTTCCTCTGCGCGGCCTCCTTCCTGCAGGGCATGACCGTGAACGGCTTCATCAACACCGTCATCACCTCCATCGAGCGCCGCTTCGACCTGCGCAGCTACCAGAGCGGGCTGATCGCCAGCTCCTACGACATCGCGGCCTGCGTCTGCCTCACCTTCGTCAGCTACTTCGGGGGCAACGGCCACAAGCCccgctggctgggctggggcgtGCTGCTCATGGGGCTGGGCTCCCTGCTCTTCGCGCTGCCACACTTCACCACGGGCCCCTACGAGGCGCGCTCGGCGGCCCATGTGGGCGTCTGCGGGGCGAACcagagcctgccctgctcccaggccgCCTCTAGCCTCTCTGGCTACAGGTTTGTCTTCATGCTGGGGCAGTTCCTGCACGGCATGGGAGCCACGCCGCTCTACACGCTTGGCGTCACCTACTTGGATGAGAACGTCAAGACCAACTACTCCCCTGTGTACATTG CTGTTTTCTACACTGCTGCAATCCTTGGGCCTGCAGCGGGTTATCTGGTAGGAggaatgtttctaaatatttataCTGAAATTGGCAGAGA GACTGACATGGCCCCAGAGAACACGCTCTGGGTGGGGGCCTGGTGGATCGGCTTCctgggggctggagctgcctctctgctcatctccatccccatcctgggCTACCCCCAGCGCCTCCCAG GGTCCCAGCGCTACATCGTCATGAGGGTGTCTGAGGCTCATCAGCTGAAGGATGGCAGCCACAAGAAAGCATTGGATCCAGACTTTGGGAAAACAGTGAAAGACCTGCCTCG GTCAGTGCTGCTACTTCTGAAGAACcccaccttcatcttcctctgctTAGCAGGAGCAACTGAAGCAACCCTGATTGCTGGGATGTCCACCTTTGGACCCAAATTCCTGGAGTCTCAGTTCAGTTTAAGTGCCTCTGAAGCTGCCACCTTTTTTG GTTATCTGGTGGTGCCAGCCGGAGGGGGAGGCACATTCCTGGGAGGATTCCTCGTTAATAAACTCAAACTGCGCTGCTCAGGAATCATCAAGCTGTGTTTGCTTTGCACAGTGTCAAGTCTGCTGGCCATCTTCATTTTTTTTATCCACTGCCCTAACATGCCCATGGCAGGAGTAACCCAGATGTACGATGGAAG TGCTTTGCCAGGTGGGCACCTCAACCTGACAGCAGCCTGCAATGCCCAGTGTGGCTGCCTGCAGGGCACCTACAGCCCTGTCTGTGGCACTGATGGCATCATGTACTACTCCCCCTGCCACGCTGGCTGCAAAAGTGTGTCTGTAAACCTCAGGAATGGCAAGAAG GTCTACCAGGAATGCAGCTGTGTTGACAATGccctcctgcctggctctggcAAAGCAGAGGCAGGGAAATGCACCTCCTCCTGTGCCAAAAAGCCCTTGCTCCTGTGCTTCATATTTGTGGTCATCCTCTTCACCTTCCTGAGCAGCATTCCTGCCCTGACTGCCACTCTGAG gtgtgtctctgaCAGACAAAGGTCCTTTGCACTCGGGATCCAGTGGATTGTGGTACGAACCTTAG GAGGCATCCCTGGCCCCATTGCCTTTGGCTCCATGATTGATAAATCCTGCCTGCTGTGGCAGGACCAGTGTGGGGAGCAGGGCTCCTGCTACGTGTACCAGAACTCAGCCATGAGCCGCTATACCCTCGTCGCTGGACTGGTCTacaag GTGCTCGGGACAACCTTCTTTATAGTGGCCTGTTTACTCTACAAACCTCCACCTTCCGAGTCACCTCCAGGCAGCTTGGATGCATCTGAAAATGGCAGCAGAGACCTCCAGGAGCACAAGCCTTCACTGCCAGCTGAAGAGGATATATAG